A window of the Loxodonta africana isolate mLoxAfr1 chromosome 3, mLoxAfr1.hap2, whole genome shotgun sequence genome harbors these coding sequences:
- the ATP8B3 gene encoding phospholipid-transporting ATPase IK, which yields MGDPPGSAGAHKRGRVQPGGPGMSELRPEGSTSMDTLNYQDVFEEDENSAFTWEVKANNRYYHWQFKEKVFLCCQRNKYKTNVIHTAKYSVFSFLPLNLYEQFHRVSNLYFLLIIILQGIPEISTLPWFTLFAPLVCLLTIRAARDLVDDIGRHRSDTAINNRPCQILVGKRFLWRKWKDLCVGDVVCLQKDSIVPADMLLLASTEPSSLCYVETADIDGETNLKFRQALAVTHHELNNIRKMATFQGKVVCEKPNSRMHKFVGCLEWKGKRYSLDSGNILLRGCKIRNTNTCYGLVIYAGFDTKIMKSCGKIHLKRTKLDHLINRLVVMIFLVLVLVSMALTLGFRYKVKEFRTKHYYISSNDKRTETTESFFTFWGFLILLSVMVPMAMFIIAEFIYLGNSIFINWDAQMYYAPLDTPAKARSTSLNDQLGQVEYIFSDKTGTLTQNVMTFRKCCINGHIYGGWPRPPPGAPGPPGSSQNPSRTRCCWLLSGQFRLILTPCESGTAPSGFLGCHLYNLGLSFHLDPQSTPMEAAVKKSNGTSHWANLGLSGSVQWPLESCSGVWGSRGTEPEAVSLSPEPDNRGTLHKVSPTLLPQMVGGPAGIPQHSPPACAFMLQDDLYLWNEFADGKLMFHNKELLSTVRADKDTVVREFWRLLSLCHTVMVQEQNKERPDQLLYQAASPDEEALVTAARNFGYVFLSRTQDTITVMELGQERVYKMLAMMDFNSDRKRMSVLVRNPEGSIFLYTKGADMVIFERLSKRDVTETSTEEALAAFAEQTLRTLCLAYKEVDKDVYEEWSQRHQEASLLLQNRAQALHQLYEEMEQNLQLLGATAIEDRLQDGVPDTIKCLKNGNIKVWVLTGDKQETAVNIGFACHLLSEDMIILEESEIVRMMETYWDSNNNLQEGKGRFLQQVKMAMVITGDFLDQLMAPSSTDKPRTLPRNALGDEAWQEPGQRQEAWRTWRLPQMWRALVERLGGMPATLRLPGAKAQESPEARRERAFVDLAVRCQAVICCRVTPKQKALIVTLIQKHKRVVTLAIGDGANDVNMIKTADIGVGLAGQEGMQAVQNSDYVLAQFCFLQRLLLVHGRWAYVRICKFLRYFLYKTLASMMAQIWFAFYNGFTAQPLYEGWFLALFNLLYSTLPVLYIGLFEQDVSAEKSLQMPELYMAGQKEELFNYWVLFQALAHGTATSLINFFVTLLACHDKGGPSSLSDYQSFGVIVALSGLLSVTMEVVLIIKYWTVLSVLAILLSLCCYAVMTCASESLWLYKVSPKTFPFLYATRNVLSQPFALLVILLNVSLNTLSILAFRIIYQIVKKPRPKGSEVEEAPSEEIAVEPIHYLQRVSRARRSSYAFSHREGYANLITQGTIMRRARDTNSELMNDDQPPSEDDIPPSFRDPTWHPRRLSFLVKRKHQRMERISSERMCPSAVESPSLPVTFTWGEATFFSGQVSVT from the exons atgGGGGACCCCCCAGGCAGCGCAGGAGCCCACAAGAGGGGCCGGGTCCAGCCTGGAGGGCCAGGGATGTCTGAGTTGAGACCAGAAGG CTCCACCAGCATGGACACCCTCAACTACCAAGATGTTTTTGAAGAAGATGAGAACTCAG CATTCACCTGGGAGGTGAAGGCCAACAACCGGTACTACCACTGGCAGTTCAAGGAGAAGGTCTTCCTGTGCTGCCAAAGGAACAAGTACAAG ACCAACGTCATTCACACAGCCAAGTATAGCGTCTTCTCCTTCCTGCCGCTGAACCTGTATGAGCAGTTCCACCGCGTATCCAACCTCTACTTCCTCCTTATCATTATCCTACAG GGAATCCCCGAGATCTCCACGCTGCCCTGGTTCACACTCTTTGCCCCGCTGGTCTGCCTGCTCACCATCCGTGCTGCCCGCGACCTGGTGGACGACATC GGACGGCACAGGAGCGACACTGCCATCAACAACAGGCCCTGCCAGATCCTAGTAGGGAAGAG ATTCCTGTGGAGGAAATGGAAGGACCTGTGCGTGGGGGacgtggtctgtctgcagaaggACAGCATCGTTCCG GCCGACATGCTACTGCTCGCCAGCACTGAGCCCAGCAGCCTGTGCTACGTGGAAACGGCTGACATTGATGG GGAGACGAACCTGAAGTTCAGACAGGCCCTGGCAGTCACCCACCATGAGCTGAACAATATAAGGAAGATGGCGACCTTCCAAG GCAAGGTGGTGTGTGAAAAGCCCAACAGCCGGATGCACAAATTTGTGGGGTGCCTGGAGTGGAAGGGCAAGAGGTACTCACTAGACAGCGGCAACATCCTCCTGCGTGGCTGCAAGATCCGCAACACAAACACCTGCTATGGACTGGTCATCTACGCAG GTTTTGACACAAAGATCATGAAGAGCTGTGGCAAAATCCACCTGAAGAGAACCAAGCTGGACCACCTGATAAACAGGCTGGTGGTCATG ATCTTCCTGGTCCTGGTGCTGGTCTCCATGGCCTTGACCCTAGGCTTCAGGTACAAGGTCAAGGAGTTCAGGACCAAGCACTACTACATCTCGTCCAATGACAAGCGTACCGAGACCACCGAGTCTTTCTTCACCTTCTGGGGCTTTCTCATCCTGCTTAGCGTCATGGTGCCCATGGCTATGTTTATCAT TGCCGAGTTCATCTACCTGGGAAACAGCATCTTCATCAACTGGGATGCACAGATGTATTACGCACCGCTGGACACCCCGGCCAAGGCCCGCAGCACCAGCCTCAACGACCAGCTGGGCCAGGTGGAGTACATCTTCTCGGACAAGACGGGCACGCTCACCCAGAACGTCATGACCTTCAGAAAGTGCTGCATCAACGGCCACATCTACGGTGGGTGGCCCCGGCCCCCACCCGGTGCCCCAGGGCCTCCTGGGTCCAGCCAGAATCCGAGCAGAACACGTTGTTGTTGGCTTCTGTCCGGTCAGTTCCGGCTCATCTTGACCCCATgtgagagtggaactgccccatcgggtttcctaggctgtcatctttacaaccTGGGGCTTTCATTTcatttagatccacaatcaacacccatggaagcagcagtcaagaaatcaaacggcacatcgcattgggcaaatctg GGATTGTCTGGCAGCGTCCAGTGGCCCTTGGAATCCTGCAGTGGGGTGTGGGGTTCTCGGGGAACTGAGCCTGAAGCCGTGTCTCTCTCCCCAGAGCCAGACAACAGGGGCACCCTACATAAGGTAAGCCCCACCCTGTTGCCCCAAATGGTGGGGGGGCCGGCAGGGATCCCCCAACACAGCCCGCCTGCCTGCGCCTTCATGCTCCAGGATGACCTCTATCTGTGGAACGAGTTTGCAGACGGGAAGCTAATGTTTCACAACAAGGAGCTGCTGTCCACTGTCCGGGCCGACAAGGACACGGTGGTGCGGGAGTTCTGGCGTCTGCTGTCCCTGTGCCATACCGTCATGGTGCAGGAGCAGAACA aggaaaggcctg ACCAGCTCCTGTACCAGGCGGCTTCCCCCGACGAGGAGGCGCTGGTCACTGCAGCCCGGAACTTCGGCTATGTGTTCCTGTCGCGCACGCAGGACACCATCACGGTGATGGAGCTGGGGCAGGAGCGGGTCTACAAGATGCTGGCCATGATGGACTTCAACAGTGACCGCAAGCGAATGTCGGTGCTGG TCCGCAACCCCGAGGGCTCCATCTTCCTCTACACCAAGGGCGCCGACATGGTCATCTTCGAACGGCTGTCCAAGAGGGATGTGACAGAGACCTCCACGGAGGAGGCCTTGGCC GCCTTTGCGGAGCAGACCCTGCGGACACTGTGCCTGGCCTACAAGGAGGTGGACAAGGACGTGTATGAGGAGTGGAGCCAACGGCACCAGGAAGCCAGCCTCCTGCTGCAGAACCGGGCTCAGGCCCTGCACCAGTTGTACGAGGAGATGGAGCAGAACCTCCAG CTGCTGGGAGCAACTGCCATCGAGGACAGACTGCAGGATGGCGTCCCAGACACCATCAAGTGCCTCAAGAATGGGAACATCAAAGTGTGGGTGCTGACAGGGGACAAGCAAG AGACGGCAGTGAACATCGGCTTTGCCTGCCACCTGCTCTCGGAGGACATGATCATTCTGGAAGAGAGTGAGATAGT CCGCATGATGGAGACCTACTgggacagcaacaacaacctgcAGGAGGGGAAGGGCCGGTTCCTTCAGCAAGTCAAGATGGCCATGGTCATCACGGGGGACTTCCTG GACCAGCTGATGGCCCCATCGTCCACGGACAAGCCCCGGACCCTGCCCCGGAACGCGCTCGGCGACGAAGCCTGGCAAGAGCCCGGCCAGCGGCAGGAGGCCTGGCGCACCTGGCGGCTGCCGCAGATGTGGCGCGCCTTGGTGGAGCGGCTGGGGGGCATGCCAGCGACCCTGCGGTTGCCGGGGGCCAAGGCCCAGGAGAGCCCCGAGGCGAGGCGCGAGCGGGCCTTCGTGGACCTGGCCGTGCGCTGCCAGGCGGTCATCTGCTGCCGGGTGACCCCCAAGCAGAAGGCACTGATCGTGACCCTCATCCAGAAACACAAGCGCGTCGTGACCTTGGCCATCGGGGACGGCGCCAACGACGTGAACATGATCAAGA CGGCGGACATCGGCGTGGGCCTGGCGGGCCAGGAGGGCATGCAGGCGGTGCAGAACAGCGACTACGTGCTGGCCCAGTTCTGCTTCCTGCAGCGCCTCCTGCTGGTGCACGGGCGCTGGGCCTACGTGCGCATCTGCAAGTTCCTGCGCTACTTTCTCTACAAGACGCTGGCCAGCATGATGGCGCAGATCTGGTTCGCCTTCTACAACGGCTTCACCGCCCAG CCCCTATATGAAGGCTGGTTCCTGGCGCTCTTCAATCTATTGTACTCCACGCTCCCCGTGCTCTACATTGGACTGTTTGAGCAG GATGTGAGTGCCGAGAAGAGCCTGCAGATGCCAGAGCTGTACATGGCAGGGCAGAAAGAGGAGCTCTTCAACTACTGGGTCCTCTTCCAAGCCCTGGCCCACGGCACGGCCACCTCCCTGATCAACTTCTTTGTGACCCTGCTAGCCTGTCACGACAAGGGAGGGCCCTCCAGCCTCAGTGACTACCAGTCCTTTGGCGTGATCGTGGCCTTGTCGGGCCTGCTGTCCGTCACCATGGAG GTGGTCCTGATCATCAAGTACTGGACCGTCCTGAGTGTGCTGGCCATCCTTCTGAGCCTCTGCTGCTACGCCGTCATGACCTGTGCCTCGGAGAGCTTGTGGCTCTATAAGGTCTCGCCAAAGACCTTCCCGTTCCTGT ATGCCACCCGCAACGTGCTGTCCCAGCCCTTTGCCCTGCTCGTGATCCTGCTGAATGTGTCGCTCAACACCCTGTCCATCCTGGCTTTTCGCATCATCTACCAAATTGTCAAGAAGCCACGTCCCAAG GGCTCAGAGGTGGAG GAGGCCCCAAGTGAGGAAATCGCGGTGGAGCCCATTCACTACTTACAGCGTGTGTCACGTGCCCGGCGCTCCAGCTATGCCTTTTCCCACCGTGAGGGCTACGCAAACCTCATCACTCAGGGCACCATCATGCGGAGGGCTCGGGACACCAACAGCGAGCTGATGAATGATGACCAGCCCCCATCTGAAGACGATATTCCCCCGAGCTTCAGGGACCCAACCTGGCATCCCAGAAGGCTGTCATTCCTGGTGAAGAGGAAGCACCAGCGTATGGAGAGGATATCCTCAGAGAGGATGTGCCCCAGCGCCGTGGAGAGCCCAAGCTTGCCT GTCACCTTCACCTGGGGAGAGGCCACCTTCTTCTCGGGACAGGTCTCAGTCACCTGA